One region of Jonesiaceae bacterium BS-20 genomic DNA includes:
- a CDS encoding ATP-dependent 6-phosphofructokinase — MRIGLLTGGGDCPGLNAAIRAIVKQGLGEYGHQIIGFRNGWKGVVEGDVMPLDRADIRNTLPSGGTMLGTARFHPHGEDAMDQVLATLEAERIEALICIGGDGTLHAASKVAEHGVKIVGIPKTIDNDVYGTELSIGYHTAVNIATEAIDRVHTTAESHNRVMVVEVMGRHAGWIATAAGIAGGAEIVLAPEEPFDIEKVVKFLRHRHRAHANFSIVVVAEGAMPKKGSAMDYEVQLGKFGEIVAGAIGERVSKEIAERTGFDTRLTVLGHVQRGGSPTPTDRILGSRFGVAAIDAISNGETNVMTALRDEKIVLVPLADIAGKVKTVPSDLLRTAQVLA; from the coding sequence ATGCGTATCGGACTGCTGACTGGCGGGGGAGATTGTCCTGGACTCAACGCGGCAATTCGCGCGATTGTGAAGCAGGGGCTAGGAGAGTACGGCCACCAGATCATCGGTTTCCGCAACGGGTGGAAGGGTGTAGTTGAAGGCGACGTCATGCCTCTAGACCGCGCTGACATTCGTAACACCCTCCCATCGGGCGGCACCATGCTTGGTACCGCACGTTTCCACCCGCACGGTGAAGACGCCATGGACCAAGTTCTGGCCACTCTCGAAGCCGAACGGATTGAAGCACTTATTTGTATCGGTGGCGACGGAACGCTGCACGCCGCCTCAAAGGTGGCCGAGCACGGTGTCAAAATCGTTGGTATCCCAAAGACCATTGACAACGACGTATACGGAACCGAGCTCTCGATCGGCTACCACACGGCGGTTAACATCGCCACGGAAGCCATTGACCGGGTTCACACAACCGCTGAATCACACAACCGCGTCATGGTAGTTGAAGTGATGGGCCGCCACGCTGGCTGGATCGCAACCGCTGCTGGAATTGCCGGCGGCGCCGAGATCGTACTAGCGCCAGAGGAACCATTCGATATTGAAAAGGTTGTTAAGTTCCTGCGCCACCGCCACCGCGCACACGCAAACTTCTCAATCGTGGTTGTTGCTGAAGGTGCCATGCCTAAAAAGGGCAGCGCAATGGACTACGAAGTACAGCTTGGAAAATTTGGCGAGATCGTAGCCGGAGCAATCGGAGAACGAGTCTCCAAAGAAATTGCTGAGCGCACCGGGTTCGACACCCGTCTGACCGTCCTTGGACACGTTCAGCGTGGTGGGTCCCCAACCCCAACCGACCGCATTCTTGGATCCCGCTTTGGGGTGGCTGCCATCGACGCTATCTCCAACGGAGAAACCAACGTCATGACGGCGCTGCGCGACGAAAAGATCGTACTAGTGCCGCTTGCTGACATTGCAGGCAAGGTCAAGACCGTGCCGAGCGATCTTCTTCGCACCGCCCAGGTTCTTGCCTAA
- a CDS encoding class I SAM-dependent methyltransferase translates to MGKHGGFGQIRFTEVDGKDAIAAGRTWWDANASEYLAENGAFLGLDHFVWGPEGLTEAQAQLLGPTSELAGKQILEIGSGAAQCSRWLATQGAHPVASDISHGMLKNSIDIDRALDGTSSFSDATGKRAAKRKAPASKVASNGVVANSRVSTTTGAIAPDIPTAIPVIQADARKLPFGLESFDAVFTSFGAIPFVPDAELIHHEAFRVLKPGGRWVFSVTHPARWMFPDDPTMHGTSIIRSYFATEPYVEFDRSGKVEYAEFHRTTGQHVRQVVGAGFNIIDLVEPEWPAENTNVWGGWGPERGALLPGTLIVVCEKPLV, encoded by the coding sequence ATGGGAAAACACGGTGGATTTGGCCAAATACGGTTTACAGAGGTTGACGGCAAGGATGCAATTGCCGCCGGGCGAACCTGGTGGGACGCAAATGCGTCCGAGTACTTGGCCGAGAACGGTGCGTTCCTTGGCCTGGATCACTTTGTTTGGGGGCCCGAGGGGCTGACCGAGGCGCAGGCCCAACTTCTTGGTCCCACGTCCGAGCTTGCGGGCAAGCAGATTCTCGAGATTGGGAGCGGCGCGGCGCAATGCTCCCGGTGGCTTGCCACTCAGGGCGCTCACCCGGTCGCTAGCGATATTTCGCATGGGATGCTCAAGAATTCCATAGATATTGACCGCGCGTTAGATGGCACTTCTTCATTTTCCGATGCCACAGGCAAGCGGGCGGCAAAACGCAAAGCCCCAGCCAGTAAGGTCGCGTCCAACGGTGTCGTGGCCAACAGCAGAGTCTCAACAACAACCGGCGCGATTGCTCCTGACATTCCAACCGCCATTCCGGTGATTCAGGCCGATGCCCGCAAACTACCGTTTGGTTTAGAGAGCTTCGACGCTGTATTTACGTCATTTGGCGCCATTCCATTTGTTCCCGACGCCGAGCTCATCCACCACGAGGCATTCCGGGTGCTCAAGCCCGGTGGTCGCTGGGTATTTTCCGTAACGCACCCGGCCCGGTGGATGTTTCCTGACGACCCCACTATGCACGGTACCTCTATCATTCGCTCATACTTTGCCACCGAGCCCTACGTCGAGTTTGACCGGTCCGGAAAGGTTGAGTACGCGGAGTTTCACCGCACCACGGGGCAACACGTGCGCCAGGTCGTTGGGGCTGGCTTCAATATCATTGACCTGGTTGAGCCCGAGTGGCCCGCAGAGAACACAAATGTGTGGGGCGGTTGGGGCCCTGAACGTGGCGCGCTCTTGCCGGGCACGTTGATTGTGGTCTGCGAAAAGCCGCTGGTATAG
- a CDS encoding antibiotic biosynthesis monooxygenase gives MTTIRLTGQLICKSANEVAIVMEFLPVHIELTRAEPGCISFEVEQGPNPLIWAVAETFQDAESFALHQARVKASKWGRATAGIERNYTVIGL, from the coding sequence ATGACGACCATCAGATTGACCGGGCAACTCATCTGTAAGAGCGCGAACGAGGTTGCCATAGTCATGGAGTTCTTACCCGTGCACATCGAGCTGACAAGAGCAGAGCCGGGATGCATTTCTTTCGAGGTCGAGCAAGGCCCCAACCCGCTGATTTGGGCCGTTGCTGAGACATTTCAAGATGCTGAATCCTTCGCGCTTCACCAAGCACGGGTCAAAGCAAGCAAGTGGGGACGCGCAACAGCGGGGATCGAGCGCAATTACACGGTGATCGGACTCTAA
- the polA gene encoding DNA polymerase I: MADVTDSAQTKLLIIDGHSMAFRAFFALPADKFITQSGTYTNAVHGFISMLSTLISTEKPTHVAVAFDAGSTTFRTERYPEYKGGRDATPEPFKGQVALIKEVLAAMNIAFLEKDMFEADDILATWSVQAADAGMKVLICSGDRDTLQLVNEDVTVLYPIKGVSEMRRFTPDMVVERYAVRPEQYPDLAALVGETADNIPGVPGVGPKTAAKWINQFGSLDEILAQAESIKGKVGESLRAHLDQVRENRIINHLLTDMELELAAEDLIAQPWNRQAMHEIFDVLEFRTLRERLFALMLGGESDAEETPVQSVELNIAELGAGELSAWLSAHPGALGVEVKGKTTPFGGTAWEISLADAEGDAVILDFADLANEDLDALSAWLGDPQSPKVVHGFKGAWHALNGNGINLAGVTFDTELATYLAFPDQRSYTLEDLAIRYLHRDLTPQVAEAQGSLDLDLDGTGQKNQDLAFRSAALVPLSDALTEELSERDSSHLLLDLELPLAELLVIMERDGVGADLPYLQELAQFFTQLGQEAAAAAYAAIGREVNLGSPKQLQEVLFDQLEMPKTKKIKTGYTTDAAALADLFAKTQHPFLEHLLAHRDTTKLKQTVEGLIKAVAEDGRIHTTFQQTVAATGRLSSIDPNLQNIPIRTEMGRRIRRAFVVGEGYETLLTADYSQIEMRIMAHLSGDQGLIEAFNAGEDLHNYVASHVFDVSTSEVTPEMRSKIKAMSYGLAYGLSAYGLSKQLNISVGEANSLMEDYFKRFGGVRDYLTSVVEQARVDGYTATILGRRRYLPDLTSDNRQRREIAERVALNAPIQGSAADLIKVAMLKVAEAFKVADLKSRLLLQIHDELLVEVAAGEQDQVEQILRTEMANAAELSVPLSVSVGTGKSWHDAGH; encoded by the coding sequence TTGGCAGATGTGACTGACTCCGCGCAAACCAAGCTACTTATTATCGATGGCCACTCCATGGCGTTCCGGGCTTTCTTTGCCCTGCCGGCCGACAAATTCATTACCCAATCAGGGACCTATACCAACGCTGTGCACGGTTTTATTTCCATGCTGAGCACCTTGATTTCCACGGAAAAGCCCACGCACGTGGCAGTGGCTTTCGACGCGGGTTCCACTACGTTCCGCACCGAGCGCTACCCCGAATACAAGGGTGGCCGCGATGCCACGCCGGAACCTTTTAAGGGCCAAGTTGCCCTGATCAAGGAAGTCCTCGCTGCCATGAACATCGCCTTCCTCGAGAAGGACATGTTTGAAGCGGATGACATCTTGGCTACCTGGTCGGTCCAGGCCGCCGATGCCGGCATGAAGGTACTCATTTGTTCTGGTGACCGGGACACCTTGCAGTTGGTTAATGAAGACGTAACTGTGTTGTACCCGATCAAGGGTGTCTCCGAGATGCGCCGGTTCACCCCGGACATGGTTGTTGAGCGTTACGCGGTGCGCCCCGAGCAGTACCCCGATCTTGCCGCCCTCGTGGGTGAAACAGCGGATAACATTCCCGGTGTGCCGGGGGTTGGGCCCAAGACTGCCGCCAAATGGATCAATCAGTTTGGTTCGCTCGATGAAATCCTGGCACAGGCAGAATCGATTAAGGGCAAGGTGGGTGAGTCCTTACGCGCTCACCTCGACCAGGTGCGTGAGAACCGGATTATTAACCACTTGCTCACTGACATGGAGTTGGAGCTCGCCGCTGAGGACCTCATAGCTCAGCCGTGGAACCGCCAGGCCATGCATGAGATTTTTGATGTCCTTGAGTTCCGGACCTTGCGGGAGCGGCTCTTTGCGCTGATGCTCGGTGGTGAGTCTGACGCGGAGGAAACCCCGGTTCAGTCCGTTGAACTCAATATTGCTGAGCTTGGTGCGGGTGAGCTCTCGGCTTGGCTCAGTGCGCACCCCGGTGCGCTCGGTGTAGAAGTCAAGGGTAAGACCACCCCGTTTGGTGGGACGGCTTGGGAGATCTCGTTGGCGGATGCCGAGGGCGACGCCGTCATTCTAGATTTCGCTGACCTCGCTAATGAAGACTTGGATGCGCTTTCAGCGTGGTTGGGTGACCCGCAATCACCCAAGGTTGTTCACGGGTTCAAGGGGGCTTGGCACGCGCTAAATGGGAACGGCATCAATCTGGCCGGGGTCACCTTTGACACCGAACTCGCCACGTACCTCGCGTTCCCTGACCAGCGTTCCTACACGCTTGAAGACCTTGCCATCCGTTACTTGCACCGCGATCTGACGCCCCAAGTGGCCGAAGCTCAGGGCAGCCTGGACCTTGATTTGGATGGCACGGGCCAAAAGAACCAGGACCTTGCGTTCCGTAGCGCGGCATTAGTTCCACTTTCCGATGCCTTAACTGAGGAACTTTCAGAGCGCGATTCCAGCCACCTGCTGTTGGATCTGGAACTTCCGCTTGCCGAGCTCCTTGTCATCATGGAACGTGACGGCGTGGGGGCGGACCTTCCGTACCTGCAAGAACTTGCACAGTTCTTTACCCAGCTTGGGCAGGAAGCCGCCGCTGCGGCATACGCCGCGATTGGGCGCGAAGTAAATTTGGGTTCCCCCAAGCAGCTCCAAGAGGTCTTGTTTGACCAACTGGAAATGCCAAAGACCAAGAAGATCAAGACCGGCTACACCACGGACGCCGCTGCCTTGGCTGATCTATTTGCCAAGACTCAGCACCCGTTCCTGGAACATCTGCTTGCGCACCGCGACACTACGAAGTTGAAACAGACGGTTGAAGGGCTGATCAAGGCGGTAGCCGAGGACGGTCGAATCCACACCACGTTCCAGCAGACGGTCGCCGCAACCGGGCGCCTGAGCTCGATCGATCCAAACCTGCAGAACATCCCTATTCGAACCGAGATGGGCCGCCGGATTCGCCGTGCCTTTGTTGTTGGTGAGGGCTACGAGACCCTACTCACCGCCGACTATTCTCAGATCGAGATGCGGATCATGGCCCACCTATCGGGTGATCAGGGCCTGATCGAGGCTTTCAACGCGGGGGAGGACCTACACAACTATGTGGCCTCGCATGTATTCGACGTCTCGACGAGCGAAGTCACCCCGGAAATGCGTTCCAAGATCAAGGCCATGAGTTACGGTCTTGCCTACGGGTTGTCGGCGTACGGCTTGTCTAAGCAGCTCAACATTTCGGTTGGTGAGGCAAACTCGCTCATGGAGGACTACTTCAAACGGTTCGGTGGCGTCCGCGACTACCTGACCTCGGTTGTTGAGCAGGCCCGCGTGGATGGTTACACGGCCACCATTTTGGGCCGCCGCCGCTACCTGCCAGACCTCACGAGTGATAATCGTCAGCGCCGCGAGATTGCCGAGCGGGTGGCATTGAACGCTCCAATTCAGGGCAGTGCGGCGGACCTGATCAAGGTCGCGATGCTCAAGGTTGCCGAGGCATTCAAGGTGGCTGATCTCAAGTCTCGCCTGCTCTTGCAAATCCATGACGAACTCCTCGTCGAGGTAGCCGCGGGGGAGCAGGACCAAGTCGAGCAGATTCTACGTACCGAAATGGCAAATGCCGCCGAGCTTTCAGTGCCGCTGAGTGTTTCTGTTGGCACCGGCAAGAGTTGGCACGACGCCGGTCACTAG
- a CDS encoding hotdog fold thioesterase, producing MNSEMEKQQIAAAVKGTLVERMEIEITSVSATVATGTMPVAGNTQPMGLLHGGANVVLAETLGSFAANVHAGQGRAAVGIEVGATHHASARGGLVTGTATALHLGRSTASYEIVIVDETGKRICTARLTCMLIDHRG from the coding sequence ATGAATTCAGAAATGGAAAAGCAGCAGATTGCCGCCGCTGTCAAAGGCACTCTCGTTGAACGCATGGAAATCGAAATCACTTCCGTCAGCGCAACAGTCGCTACCGGAACCATGCCGGTGGCTGGAAATACTCAACCCATGGGGCTCTTGCACGGCGGCGCAAACGTGGTGTTGGCAGAAACACTTGGCTCATTCGCGGCCAACGTACATGCTGGCCAAGGTCGCGCGGCGGTGGGGATTGAAGTAGGTGCCACCCACCATGCCTCAGCACGTGGTGGGTTAGTTACCGGAACAGCTACCGCGCTGCACCTTGGACGGTCAACGGCGTCCTACGAAATTGTTATTGTGGATGAAACAGGCAAGCGCATCTGCACAGCGCGGTTGACCTGCATGCTCATCGACCACCGGGGGTAA
- a CDS encoding GNAT family N-acetyltransferase, with product MAALVEVLDFTPADIAKVAEFSVAAREESGLGTQLCVAEAERLENHLAAFAQLDGANILVAWLEDRAIGFALVRAMPAGLFLNTSSMYIEVIYVADEFRRRGAGRALLATICERAEQISATDIYAIPLPGARGVQRFLARLGFAPAGSHRVVQVQTLQRNLNAEQNSAKRISKSLEDLIARRRKSRSETHSGPLDLRAFQEAHAREKAQGEISPAPEPTKP from the coding sequence ATGGCGGCACTGGTCGAAGTTCTTGATTTTACTCCAGCTGACATTGCCAAGGTTGCTGAGTTTTCCGTTGCTGCACGTGAGGAATCCGGGCTAGGTACGCAACTGTGCGTGGCCGAGGCAGAACGGCTCGAGAACCACTTAGCTGCCTTCGCCCAACTCGACGGTGCGAACATCCTCGTTGCTTGGCTCGAAGACCGCGCAATCGGTTTTGCGTTGGTTCGAGCCATGCCCGCAGGTCTGTTCTTAAATACCTCGAGCATGTACATCGAGGTTATCTACGTAGCGGATGAATTCCGTCGTAGGGGAGCAGGGCGCGCGTTGCTGGCCACGATCTGTGAACGCGCTGAACAGATTTCCGCAACCGATATTTACGCGATTCCACTGCCGGGTGCACGTGGAGTGCAACGATTCTTAGCTCGACTCGGATTTGCGCCGGCAGGCAGTCACCGGGTTGTCCAGGTACAGACATTACAACGCAACTTAAACGCCGAACAGAACTCGGCCAAGCGTATTAGTAAGTCACTCGAGGACCTGATAGCACGGCGTCGTAAGTCTCGTTCAGAGACCCACAGCGGCCCCTTAGACCTACGTGCCTTTCAAGAGGCTCATGCACGGGAGAAGGCTCAGGGCGAGATAAGCCCCGCCCCGGAACCTACCAAGCCCTGA
- a CDS encoding response regulator, which produces MFDQGPEPEAAAQAASKAKRRAVVAEDEALIRMDVVETLREAGYDVVGEAGDGETAVKLAIELKPDVVVMDVKMPELDGISAAERIAKANVAPVVLLTAFSQTELVERARDAGAMAYVVKPFSPADLLPAVEIAISRYKQITTLESEVADLADRFETRKRVDRAKGLLMSKMGLTEPESFRWIQKTSMDRRLTMREVADAVIDQVGDK; this is translated from the coding sequence CTGTTTGATCAGGGCCCGGAACCAGAGGCGGCTGCGCAAGCGGCCTCGAAGGCTAAGCGCCGCGCTGTTGTTGCGGAAGACGAAGCCCTTATCCGGATGGACGTAGTGGAGACACTGCGCGAAGCCGGCTACGACGTGGTTGGTGAAGCAGGCGACGGTGAAACGGCCGTGAAGCTTGCCATCGAACTCAAGCCTGACGTAGTTGTAATGGACGTAAAGATGCCTGAGCTTGACGGCATCAGTGCGGCCGAGCGTATCGCCAAGGCGAACGTTGCCCCAGTTGTTTTGCTCACCGCATTCTCCCAGACCGAATTGGTTGAGCGTGCCCGTGACGCAGGCGCTATGGCATATGTAGTCAAGCCATTTAGCCCCGCTGACTTGCTGCCTGCCGTTGAGATTGCCATCTCACGGTACAAGCAGATCACAACGCTGGAGTCCGAGGTAGCGGACCTTGCGGATCGCTTTGAGACCCGCAAGCGTGTTGACCGCGCTAAGGGTCTGCTGATGTCGAAGATGGGCCTTACCGAGCCTGAGTCCTTCCGTTGGATCCAGAAGACCTCGATGGACCGTCGTTTGACCATGCGTGAGGTTGCAGACGCTGTCATCGACCAGGTCGGCGATAAGTAA
- the pyk gene encoding pyruvate kinase encodes MRKAKIVCTIGPATSSMENMTRLVNAGMDVARINRSHGGFEEHEAVYNNVRAAAKEAGRNVAVLVDLQGPKIRLGKFEEDRKYFLEVGDIFTITTEDMLGNQQISSTTHKGLAQDARVGDPILIDDGKVTVRVIEVDGPRVVTKCEVPGPISNNKGLNLPGVAVSVPAMSEKDEGDLRWAIRMGADIIALSFVRTAKDYDDVRKVMEEEGRILPVVAKVEKPQAVDNLAEIVDAFDAIMVARGDLGVEMPLEQVPLVQKRAIELARRSAKPVIVATQVLESMISAPRPTRAEASDCANAVLDGADAVMLSGETSVGDFPIEAVEVMASIIEATEEHGRERIAPLGSTPHTRGGAITRAAAEIGETLGVKYIVTFTKSGDSARRFSRLRSGMKHLAFTPDPSVRNVLALAWGVQAQLVDEVDSTDSMVDQVDHKLQELGLVETGDLVVVVSGAPVGVSGTTNSILVHRIGDEN; translated from the coding sequence ATGCGCAAAGCAAAGATCGTTTGCACCATCGGACCTGCAACTTCGTCAATGGAAAACATGACGAGGCTCGTCAACGCAGGCATGGATGTTGCCCGTATTAACCGTAGCCACGGTGGATTTGAAGAGCACGAGGCTGTTTACAACAACGTGCGTGCCGCCGCTAAAGAGGCTGGCCGTAACGTAGCCGTCCTGGTTGACCTACAGGGTCCGAAGATCCGTCTAGGCAAGTTCGAGGAAGACCGCAAGTACTTCCTTGAAGTTGGCGACATCTTCACCATCACGACCGAGGACATGCTGGGTAACCAGCAGATTTCATCAACCACCCACAAGGGCTTGGCTCAAGACGCACGCGTTGGCGACCCAATCTTGATCGACGACGGTAAGGTAACCGTTCGCGTCATCGAGGTTGATGGTCCACGTGTTGTCACCAAGTGTGAAGTACCCGGTCCAATCTCAAACAACAAGGGTCTTAACCTTCCAGGTGTTGCGGTATCCGTACCAGCAATGTCCGAGAAGGATGAGGGTGACCTGCGTTGGGCAATCCGTATGGGTGCTGACATCATCGCTCTGTCATTTGTGCGTACCGCCAAGGACTACGACGATGTTCGCAAGGTCATGGAAGAGGAAGGTCGCATCCTTCCTGTTGTCGCCAAGGTTGAGAAGCCACAGGCGGTAGACAACCTCGCCGAGATCGTGGACGCATTCGACGCCATCATGGTTGCCCGTGGTGACCTCGGTGTTGAAATGCCACTTGAGCAGGTTCCACTCGTGCAGAAGCGCGCAATCGAACTCGCACGTCGTTCGGCTAAGCCAGTTATCGTGGCAACTCAGGTTCTTGAGTCCATGATCAGTGCTCCACGCCCAACCCGTGCAGAGGCTTCTGACTGTGCAAACGCTGTTCTCGATGGCGCTGACGCAGTCATGCTTTCCGGTGAGACTTCAGTTGGAGACTTCCCAATCGAGGCCGTAGAAGTTATGGCATCGATCATTGAGGCAACCGAAGAGCACGGCCGTGAGCGCATTGCTCCACTTGGTTCCACCCCACACACCCGTGGTGGCGCAATCACTCGTGCAGCAGCCGAGATCGGTGAAACCCTCGGTGTGAAGTACATCGTTACCTTCACTAAGTCCGGTGACTCCGCCCGCCGTTTCTCACGCCTGCGTTCCGGAATGAAGCACCTTGCTTTCACCCCGGACCCATCCGTGCGTAACGTTTTGGCACTCGCTTGGGGCGTTCAGGCTCAGCTCGTTGACGAGGTTGACTCAACCGACTCAATGGTTGACCAGGTTGACCACAAGCTCCAGGAACTCGGCCTCGTTGAGACCGGTGACCTGGTAGTAGTAGTTTCCGGTGCTCCAGTTGGCGTTTCCGGAACCACGAACTCAATCCTCGTTCACCGCATTGGCGACGAGAACTGA
- the lgt gene encoding prolipoprotein diacylglyceryl transferase has translation MKSVLLASIPSPSQAEWYLGPIPLRGYALSILAGIVIAVWLTIRRFKARGEDPEVVYDITLWAVPFGIIGGRLYHVISSPRAYFGEGGDPIKAFYIWEGGLGIWGAIALGAVGAWIGCRRANVKFSAFADAVAPGLLIAQATGRLGNWFNQELFGGPTTLPWGLEIDDAHLPAGFESGTLFHPTFLYELLWCLAAAALLLYLDRKIKFRPMQLFFLYIALYTLGRLWIEMLRIDTAEMVLGLRLNVWTSILVLVGGTLAYIWAGRRTPPEDGPVALATQGSPDEQGDEQDGKEIAENSNSGNTSANLVTSTSTDPAKDESVKDESPE, from the coding sequence ATGAAGTCTGTACTGCTCGCCTCTATCCCAAGCCCTAGCCAAGCGGAATGGTACCTCGGTCCAATCCCGTTGCGCGGCTACGCGCTGTCCATCCTTGCGGGCATTGTTATTGCCGTCTGGCTAACCATTCGCCGCTTCAAGGCGCGCGGTGAAGACCCAGAAGTTGTCTACGACATTACGTTGTGGGCTGTCCCATTCGGAATTATCGGTGGACGTCTCTACCACGTGATCTCGTCCCCTCGGGCATACTTTGGTGAGGGCGGCGACCCAATCAAGGCCTTCTATATTTGGGAAGGTGGCCTCGGAATTTGGGGCGCCATCGCGCTGGGCGCCGTGGGAGCTTGGATTGGCTGCCGCCGCGCAAACGTGAAGTTCTCAGCCTTTGCCGATGCCGTTGCGCCGGGTCTATTGATCGCTCAAGCAACCGGCCGGCTCGGCAATTGGTTTAACCAGGAGCTCTTTGGCGGCCCAACCACGTTACCGTGGGGGCTTGAGATCGATGACGCCCACCTGCCAGCGGGCTTTGAATCCGGCACCTTGTTCCACCCCACGTTCTTGTACGAGTTGCTCTGGTGCCTAGCCGCGGCTGCGCTCCTTTTGTACTTGGACCGTAAGATCAAGTTCCGTCCAATGCAGCTGTTCTTCCTCTACATTGCGCTGTATACCCTTGGCCGGTTGTGGATTGAGATGCTGCGCATCGATACCGCGGAAATGGTTCTCGGGCTGCGACTTAACGTGTGGACGTCAATCCTTGTCCTGGTGGGCGGAACCCTCGCCTACATTTGGGCGGGGCGACGGACACCACCCGAGGATGGCCCCGTTGCTCTTGCAACCCAAGGTTCACCGGATGAACAAGGTGATGAGCAAGATGGCAAAGAAATCGCTGAAAACTCAAATAGCGGCAACACCTCGGCTAACCTAGTAACTAGTACCTCGACCGATCCCGCCAAGGATGAGTCCGTCAAGGATGAGAGTCCCGAGTAA
- the trpA gene encoding tryptophan synthase subunit alpha → MSAVANLLHDLKQQGRAALIGYLPVGYPSVEESIVAARSLIEAGVDIIELGIPYSDPVMDGSTIQSAVEDALAGGVRLKDTFKVIAALQDTGAPILVMTYFNPVFHYGIEKFAADLAAVGGAGLITPDLTPDAAQEWIEAADKHGLDKVFLVAPSSTDARLELTAKASRGFVYAASTMGVTGERTDLGSHAEELVARTRAQGADMVCVGLGVSTAEQAADVGRYADGVIVGSAFVRPLSAPGEFSSRISAMQEVARSLAHGIATSR, encoded by the coding sequence GTGAGCGCCGTAGCAAATCTGTTACATGATCTGAAGCAGCAAGGCCGGGCGGCTCTTATCGGGTACCTTCCCGTGGGTTACCCCAGCGTGGAAGAATCAATCGTGGCCGCGCGCAGTCTTATCGAGGCCGGCGTGGACATCATTGAACTTGGTATCCCATACAGCGACCCGGTCATGGATGGATCAACCATTCAAAGCGCGGTCGAGGACGCCCTAGCCGGGGGAGTCCGACTCAAGGACACATTCAAGGTGATTGCCGCCCTGCAAGATACCGGCGCACCTATCTTGGTCATGACCTACTTCAACCCGGTCTTCCACTACGGCATTGAGAAGTTTGCGGCCGACCTTGCCGCGGTCGGGGGAGCCGGACTCATTACCCCGGATCTCACCCCGGATGCAGCCCAGGAGTGGATCGAAGCAGCTGATAAACACGGACTCGACAAGGTTTTCCTTGTCGCCCCAAGCTCGACGGATGCGCGGCTGGAACTGACCGCGAAGGCATCGAGAGGCTTTGTCTATGCCGCTTCAACGATGGGCGTCACCGGTGAACGCACCGATCTTGGCAGCCACGCCGAGGAACTGGTAGCCCGCACCAGGGCCCAAGGCGCTGACATGGTTTGCGTGGGACTCGGTGTCTCAACTGCAGAACAAGCAGCCGACGTTGGCCGTTACGCGGACGGTGTCATCGTGGGTTCCGCCTTTGTACGCCCATTGAGCGCCCCCGGCGAATTCTCGAGTCGAATTTCAGCCATGCAAGAAGTTGCCCGTTCACTTGCCCACGGCATTGCCACCTCACGCTAG